GAGCCGTGCATGCTCTGCCATGAGCTACATACAAAGCCCATACGTGTTTTAAGGCAatcatttcccttctttcccctcttcaGAGCCTTTTAAATGCTCTGCTTCTGAATATTTAAGATAGGACTTTGCCAAACAAAGATTAGAGAGTTAATCCTTGTTTCTTTATGAGGAAAGTAACATGGCTTAACAGCTCACTGCAGTTCTAAAGGCAGCTGgtctgaaaggcagaaaactCCATTCTCTAGGGCAAGTTGGCTGGTTCCCATCTTTTCTCCCGAATTTATTACAGCTGAATTCCTTATGGCCAATGAATCTGATAACAATTGGTGCCATTGAGCACTGATTGCGCTACCGCCCCCGTGTTTGAGCTGTCTCAGGTCTGCTTCCTTATTCCATCCCGACTGCCAGAACCAACAGCTGCTCGtgtcctgctggcagctgagctcAGTGCCATCCTGCTCTGATATCTGCTGCCCTCCCACAGCCCTCGGGAGGTGTGCgagcagcccagcccagcttcAGCTCTTTCCTGCAGGAGTTTGGACAGCAGTGTCCCGGAGGACCTGAATCCTTCCTGGAGGACCTGAATTCTTCCTTGGAATCTCTCTGAGGGAACAACGATTTTTTGCTCCTTGGGGGCTGTGACTTCTGCAGCACCAACACTCTCTGGGACTGCTGCATCTGGCAGCATCGAGGCCATGTCAGAAGCCATGCAGGCTCAGGCAGGCTGGTGAAAGGAAAGCTATGCAAAACATGCTTTCACAAAATGCAATTCATCCCAACTTGCCTTGTTTGGAGCGATTTTGGGCTGCTGCACAAAGGCAGACTGGGTTCTCTGCAAGGGTCTGAGGGGCAAAGGCagtggcagctcccagctgcagagctgcaatcCAGAACTATGGGACTGCTGTGGGAGCAGTAGTGGGCtaccctgcactgctgcaatgGGGAGGTGGGGTCCTActacagccctgctcctgccatggtccagctcaggcactggggttGGTGTAACCTATAGCCAATCACAAGCACGTCAGCTCCCACATCTTGAAGGCCACAACCTGGGGTGGGACAGCTGAGGGGTTAGCTGGCaaggagcactgctggctgctgcaggaagacCCCAAACCCCGACCTGGCGTCCTGCTGACAGCCCCATAGCAGGATCATCTGAGCACATCACGTCCTGAAAAGCAGAGCACAATTAGGGCTGTGGCTAAACTGTtctgcagagacagaaaagcGGGTTGGAATTAATCCTCCCATTAATGTGTGAAACAGAGCGTTTACATTCATGAAGCAATTATACAATAATAGCAGGAGAGCTGCGATAGGAATCACATCGTGTCTGAAGTTTCACTCCAACCCAACACATGAATAATTCCTCCTAGGCATTGCTGtgaaagcaataataaaaagtaggaaaaaaccACCAGATGAAGCATGCTTCATCTCTCAATTAGGGTTGAACACAACTAAATTTATGCAAAGTGGGAAGAGAAGCTCGAAGAGGCAAAGGCATTTGTTACTGCTCGATGCAAGACGAGCTCACAAAACGCATTCTTCATCCTGGCAGCTTTCTGATGTCTCACTCCTGAAGCATCAGTTTTATTCTCGGTTTCCATGGCAGATACTTTTCTAAGCTTCTGTCTGCCATAAATATTGCCGATTTGTTCTATCAGCCATATCTCTGCAGATACCTGCAGCATGACTCCATGTGCAGTCGAGGTGGTGAGAGGTGGGCACGGTAACAttcctcagctctgcttttcagccAGCCTTGCAAAAGGAGCACTTCTTCTCTGCTTCTACACAATCACTGCTGACCTCCTGGTGCTGACTTTGTCCTACGTCCTTTGCAGTGTCCAATGAAGCACGTTTAGCAGTTCGGTCAGACACTTTGCAGGCAGATTTCCCCCACACAACACTTTAGGCAGCAGTTgtcctttctgctgtttcccCCATGTATTTCACTTTAGCAAGCAGTGATAAAACATGCGGCTCTTCATGAGCAGAGACAGCAGCCAGCCACATCACAAGGCCCTGTTCTGAGGGTGATTTACCCTCTGTATGTTGAGCAAACACTGCTCGATGTGTACTTCTCTCCAATTCAACAAGGCTACAATGCAGTACGAGGCTTTCCAGCTCTTCTTGCAGGAGGAGAACTGGGAGGTTTTGCAGAGGTAGCTGTTCAGACACTGAGCCATAATAGCACATACAAAAGAAACTCTGGCAAAACTGCAAGAAGGATTCCATGCAGTGCAGCGAAGCAGAACGGGAGGAAGAGCCCCAGCACGTGCAGTGTGCAGGAGAGCCCCGCAGGAACAGCCCAGGCCAGCAGGATGCAGCACCAGGGTGTGCCGCGCTTAGCTGTGATCCTGAAGTCACAGATAGGAAAGTTGTCAAACGTTTAAGTGCAACCCACTCCCTCTCCTAGAGATAAAAAGCCAAAGAGCCCCGCCAGAAGGAAGTGCACCGGTTCAGTTATTGTCTCAGTGCACAGGGCTGGGGACTGCCCATTGTTTCGCATTGTCCAGcgagcagcacagcccacagccgttcctattttccattctttgcCCATACAAAGGCCCGGCACGGAGACTCGGTGTGCTCCTCTCAGGCTCCAGAGCTGGTTGGTTGCAGGATGGGGTTCTGCAGGGCCGTGTGTGGGCGCATTGTTCAGAACCAAAGTTTTGGAGGAGACAACGGGAGTGGGATGCAACCAGGTAGCGTCagcactctgctcctgctgcagccatcGGGCACCCCCACAGCTCTGTAATAAGGGAACCCCCGGGGGTGGACGGTCACACCCGCATGGGGACGCAGGCTGGTTGTGGTGTCCTGGTGATGAGTAATAGGGGTCATCTTATTATTGGTAAACAAGCAACTGATTTTCTAAACAATGCCTCTGCAGCATCCGGCCCACGCTGAGCTGGTAAGCAAAATGCACTCTCCGCAGCCTCGAGATACCTTCGTGCTCACAGCCATGCTCTGACTATCAGAGCCACATCCtcagcaggagggagctggaACCCCGGGGTTGCGGTGCACAGGTGGGGTGCTTTCAGGGTGATTACATTTTTAGCTTGCACCACTGAGCTGAGCATTAGAGCAAAAGGTGCTtggggcaggagcagagcaacCAAGCGCTCGGAGCTTTAGCTGCAGTGCTCGGGGTGGGGCAGATGTGTCACCTGCAGCCCCGATGCACACAGCTGCGGGTGGAAATGTCCCAGGAAAGTCACTGTGGAACACACAGTGGAGCAGCTCCCGTGGTAAAGCAGTTGCCATTTAGAAAGTACAGCTTTTTGTACACTCAGCAGGACCTGTGCCATCTGGGAAGCAGCAGAAGCATCCCCCTGCACAAACCTGAGCAGGTTTCgctgctttgctgtgctccTGTCTGACACAAGCACACACCTGCATGCACAGGCTCACAGCTAACACCCCTCAATGGCATCACAGTAGTCCTCTCCTGGAGTTTGGCACAGCGGACGCGGCTGTATGAGCACAAGGAGAGGCCACCAGAACAGCCCCACGGCACAGCGGTCGTGCAAAGCCCATTCTGCACTGGGGCAAAGAAACCATCCCCATCATAACAACACAGCAAACCGTTCCACTTGGTTGCACGAGGGAGGAAAGTTGGCAACTTAAAAGTTAAACTCGCCTGCGACTGATCAGCGTTGACATCAGCGTGACCTCACCGCTGTAACTTGAGCTCTCCGCTTTCCCTCAGGCTGCCTTTAAAAAGCCGTGCAGAGCGCGGATACCGCACAGATCCCTCCAGCAGCAGGCGAACCCCGGAGCAGCGGCGGTAGATGAAAGCGAAGAGAAGGAACACGGCCTCAGCCATGTCCACGTCGCTGAGAGTGAGCCCGTCAGTGCACGGCTACCGCTTCGACACCGCGCTGCGCAAGAAAGCCGTGGCCAACATCTTTGAGAGCGTCGACGAGGAGTCGCTGCAAAAGCTCTTCAAGCACTCCGGGGACAAAAAGGCGGAGGAGAGAGCCAAGATCATCCTCGACACCGACCAGGACGTGGAGGAGAAAGCAAGAGCACTGATGGCTCTGAAGCAGAGGCGGAAAGACAAACTCCTCCAGTTCCTGAAATTCCCGAAATACTCCATCAAGGTGCACTGAGCTGGAAGGAGCAGCCACGGAGGAGAACGTTTTGGGACGAGGCTGCCACAGGCAGCACACTccatgctggtgctgctgggacgCTCCTGTGCCcggtgctgccagcaggatgcTGCGTGCCCAGCGCTGCAGGTGGGATGGGACGCTGCCATGCCCGGTgctgtgtgcccagggctgtgtgccCGGTGCTGTGTGCCCGGTGCTGCTGCCGGAACGCTCCCGTGCCTGGTGATGGTGCCCAATGGGAGAGAACCAACTCACCCCATCCCACGGCACTGCAGCAGCGAGATGAGCCGACTGCACCCATTTGCTTCGCCTGCCTGAACTCTTAGCTGAAGTTTGAAACTTTCTAAGCCTCGCTGTTGTCTGCAGAACGGAGACCCCAGACATTGATCAGCTCCTGATCGTCCCTCATTCTGCATTCGTTGAAATGCATCGAAGTGCATTGTGTGACTGCAACACATTCAGCCTACAGGGAATGCACTGCCCTACGGACACTGCGCGACTGtgccttttctctctccagcagtgTGCATGCATTAAGAACTGCTTGCACAAAAGCAATAATAATGACAGATTTCCCTGAATTCACTGTGAATTGCCTTAATATTTTGTTCACTTCCCATTAACATGAATATTTAAACACCATAATTGCAGTTCATATTTGTATTGATTACATTCGATATCAGACAAGTACTTAATGGCATTATTTTATGGCAACGTTATCATTATACTGACtataatttatttcatatgGCAACCTGAGATTTAATAAATTATAATGTAAATATAATTTCTCGTCTGAAATGCTCACTTCTCCAGGAGGAGGGGGGTTGTCCTCTCTCTGCTATTCCTGCAGGTCCTGTTTAATAGCAGTCTGCCTACACCTCCCCATAACGACCCAGCATCCGAGGCTGAGCTCCACTGCCAGCCAGCGGCCCCCCTGCTTtccacacagccccagcacagcacccagcacagcagcaccagagctGCACCCAATGGCATTGCCAGGGAGACCTGACCAAATTTCACTGCAATGCCAAATCCCCTGCTAGCTTCTcctgcaaaataaaagagaatggatttggttttttttttcaatagaatAACCAGAAAAGTCAGACTAAAAAACGAGCAGTGAGTGGGGCAGTCCTCAGCTCCCATTATTCCTGCCAAGCAGAGTTAGGCCTTCAATCTCAACCAGccaaaaaagccccaaaccaacagaggagggctacaagcactgcagcagcagaatcGGTCCTTCCAGAGGTTATTCAGTACCATCATGATAAAGtatgtagaaaatatttataaataacagTCTtggctatttttaaatatgccCTCTAATAACCTcatccagaaaataaatgttcccATGGCTCTGCTTAGAGCAacaaagtaaaaacattttcaaagagcCGACTCAGGGGGGTTTTATCCTACAGTTCAAACTGTGAATTGCCCACAGgacggggaaaaaaaagaaataatcccTTACATTACTTAAGAGAATGGACAGCTGTGATTAATTACggtgtgctgcagcagatgcagctgctctcctgcagcttcACATCACCACATCTGGAAGCTGAGCgccctgagcacagccctggctcAGGAAAATCTGCTTCAAAGTGAGGTTTGCGCAATGGGCAAtcactgctttcctgctttgctCAGTCCTGGTGTGCTGCCCACTGACCCACGGTGCATCCTCACAAAAAccactgcagcaaaacaaagtgTTTCAGGGTGGCTGCTTCCAAAAAAGGCGAATCCGGGCAGCCCAGCTGTGAGCTCACAGCCGCCCCCAGGCTCTGTGATGCAGCTTTTCCTGCTCCAGGAGGTTTTCCCATCACAGCCATTTCTCGTACAACAAATGCTTCACAGAGAAGCTCAGCAGGGTGATGCACTGACAAAGCCCTCGGGGAGGGGTTGCAGTGAGTGCCCACCACCCGCACAGGTCTGCACAGCGCTTACAGCCCTacatcagcagcacagcatcctcagctcctgcagcagccgcTCTCattgccagcactgtgctgccccATTCCCTGCTGCCGAGGGGCATCCGAAGGAAGTTGGGATCATGGCAGACTGGAAGAAGTGCCAACGAAGGCAGCTGCAGCTTCacgcctgctgctgcccacacaTTCCTGCTCTCGGGCACTTGCACGGTGTGATCGATACACCCAGTCCCTCTTGTCTCACTGCATTTACATTATTGGCTCAAGTGACTTCCCTGATAAATAAAACCTGCCTACCAAAAAGACGCATTTATCTGATTTTCCAGTTTAGAAAGGGTGGTTTTCCTCGGCCTCAGCCTGCATTCAGCTCATGAAGCACAAACCTGCCAAAACAGCAGCGCATCTTCCAGCGCGCTGAGTACAAACCGCAACTCATCGTTATGAAACAGCTGACAACGAGTCGGAGCAGAAGTGCCCAAACACTGCAGGcattctccctcctgctgctgagcggggctgccctgctctgcttggggctgtgctgagcacagcgGATGCCCACACCAAAGCAGTTTGGTTCGCTCCGTgatcccagcacagggcaggagggcagggtGCCCACATTGGGCCGGGCCCTTCCTGAGCGCTGTTGCTGCAGACTCGGTGTCTGTCCAAACACGTGTGCTGCCTTCATGGGACGGCTCAGGACCGCTCCTGCCAGACACAGAGCCCATTGTCGCCCCACGcaacaaaaagaggaagaagccTGTTCAAGGTATTTCCTCCCGCCAGGAGCCGGGCGTTTCCATTAATTCTTCTCTGCGAGTCAGGCTGGCTGTACTGGGTGTCCCTCTGTCGCAGCATCCTGAGGAACATGCGTCCCAATAGCTAATTTTATCTGGCTTATACAGTGCTGTGCCACAGGAGAAGGGGCGAGGGGATACCCCCAGTCTGAGCCACCCAGCAGGGTCTCCATGGCCAGCAATGGGCAgagaagcagggagaaaaacaagcagaagccCTTAGCACCCAATCAGGGTGGTGAAAGAACAAACAGCTCATTGGACACCGGAGAGGAGCAGCAAAGGGAGTTCAGCTCCAGCGTCACAATCCCTGACCCCATCTGACACCAATGCCCACCTCCCCATCATCCACTAaaactgctcctgcagctgttctgctgatGGGAAAACAAGGCTGGAGGAAGACAAATGTCCGACTCTACAGGTCCACAGtctttggaaagaaatgggATGTTCCCTGATGTCCCAACAGCGGGGACAGTGACCTATCAAACATACATTGCAGGAGCAGAGTCCGATGGGAGCCGGgccatggctgtgtgcagggacaGGACAGggtgctccagcacagcagagccccagGCAGCCGTCCTTCCCGTTGAGCAATGGGTGAGGTTAAACATTGactgctgagctgagctccaCGTCTGCGTTACCCACACGTACAAAAGCAAACGGGTGATTCAGCAGCCTGGGTGCACCCAGAGGGATTGGCACCCGTGGGCGAGAAGCTGAGCACAAAGCACCCATTgggcaggcagtgccagcacgCAGCACCCCACACCCAGAGCCAGCTCAGCATCAGGCGGAGCACATCTCAGCTCCGGCTGCACCAGGGCATCTCTACTAGGAAGCACGTTAAATGCAACTGAAGGGATGTAATGTGGTGAAGCTTATGGGCAGGATAGTGAAATTCTCACAGCAAAGGGCTGGCTGGGGATTTCAGAGCACAAATGCTTCACAAGCAGCAAAATGATACTACAGTGCCATTTTGGAGTGATAGATGGAGGCTGTTTAGGAGAAGAAAAGCCTCCGTAGGGCTGTAGCCAACAGGGGATGGCACAGTTGCAATCTATCTCTGCTAAAAATTAAAAGGTGAACTATGATCAGAATCTTAATATAGGGGGTGCCTTTCTGAGACTTCACCTTTCCAAAGCAAAGGTGCTTTTATGCCTCAAGGAAGAAGACAAACTGGCATACAAATGTACAGAACACACGGTGCTTTCCCAGCCTGCCTGGTTTCTGCTCTGGCATTGTAATGTCTATACCAAGGGACCGAGCACTGAATATATCAACTTGAACTAACATGCATAatccaaaggaaagaaaagaactgcCAGTGCAACATGCTAGTGCATATTCTCCAGCTGGGCCTCTATTCAAAGTTCTCCTGCCATCCCAGATGGTAGAGAAGTTCAGACCCAGGCAGCTCTCCCTGTCACACACAGCACCATTTGTCActccacacagtgctgctgagccaCCCATCCCCACACCCTGTCAGAGCTTTGGGGAGGCTCTGAATCACACCAACCCAGCCTTCCCTGAGCTGTTCTGGAGCCCATGTGCAGAATGGCTGCAGAGGGCTGAGAGAGTTCACAGACAGAGGCAGCACTCAAAGCAGTGTCAGAATTCTGCCCTGAGTGAGGGCTGCGGGGCATCAGCCAGGTGAGCTGCAGTCTGTGCGGAGGTAAAACCCCGAATGCAttctgcagaaagcactgcCAAACGTGCACTGCTTTTATCCAGTTCCATCAATAAGGCTCTTCCCAAAGCGCCGTCCATTCTAGCTGCAATAGGAAGCATGCAGAAATGCTTTACGATGTTGGAGAGATTTATCAAAGCCAAGAAGCATATTTCCCCATCTAACTAGTCAGGacataaaatagctttttaatgctttgtgtTTACTTTACCTACCTTGTGAAATTAATTATCTGTGGatcagataaaaaaaagtgaCCTACAGCTCCCCCCACCATCCACAGGCATTCCTTAGAGACAACAACGTGCAGAGCACATTCTGCTTGCTGTAGCATTCCAGAGTCTTTTAGGGCacgtttgtttttttaatacggaaaatagaaaatgttatATAAAGCAGCTTGGTGAAAACGAGGTCTGAAGTCTGCTTGTAGAGCATTCTGAAAGCTCATTGATGATTTACACCTGGTGAAGCTGTGTTTGCTGCAAGGTGTGTGACTGGGAGGATGCGTGCTCTGAGCAGAGCGGGGCTGCAGCTCCGGCTCatggctgcactgcacagcaagGATGCATGGGGATGAGCAGAGATGCCAAGATGTACAGGAATGCACTGGGATACTCGGAGCAGCTCCTCCAAACAAACCCGTGGACACTTTATCTCCCTGCACTCCCATGCATGGATCACAAAGCTTCTGCAATGGGGTTTGAGCCTCAGCATCAGAAAATGCACGTTCACCATGTGGGTGTGTGGCCCAGCAGGAAGGATTGCTTAAGCCACTTCTTCTCTCTGAAGAAAACTCCTCATGCCCAAGAGCACAGCACTGTCCCAGCTGCCTCCTCATATCCCTTGCTGCATGGCAGGAAGGAACAGAGCCACATTCAGAGCTCTGCAAACCTGCACAGCCTCTCTCGAGCTCAGAGCCTGCATGCAAACCGCTGCATTGCAGATAAACCCTCCCTGCTCCTGACAGGACGCTCCTTCCCCTGCTTCCTGCATTACCCCCCGTTTTGCTGCACCCACGGGATGGTGTCACACACCTCTGCACAGCTGATGGGAGGGCTTGAGGTCTGCCACAAGTAAATAAATTAGGTGTAATTTGGTATTTAACTATAAGAGCCACTGCGATGCATGTTACAGCTTCTCAGGTGAGCGCGCAGTAATTGAGCTCAATGAGGTGCCCATGAATCCTCAGAACTCAGAG
This DNA window, taken from Gallus gallus isolate bGalGal1 chromosome 22, bGalGal1.mat.broiler.GRCg7b, whole genome shotgun sequence, encodes the following:
- the C8orf4 gene encoding transcriptional and immune response regulator, which gives rise to MKAKRRNTASAMSTSLRVSPSVHGYRFDTALRKKAVANIFESVDEESLQKLFKHSGDKKAEERAKIILDTDQDVEEKARALMALKQRRKDKLLQFLKFPKYSIKVH